Genomic DNA from Panthera leo isolate Ple1 chromosome A1, P.leo_Ple1_pat1.1, whole genome shotgun sequence:
TGCATGAGATGTGCCAGGGAGTTTGTAagacttaaagttaaaaaaaaagttgtaaacaTTTCCGCAGAGTTCAATGGGTCTTCCGTTCAGGTGCTTGAAGAGGGTTCTAGATTTTAAGAAGGACTAGGTGATTCCCGGGCTTCCCCTTCCATATCCCAGGTAGCACCTTGTGGAGGAGGTGTGTGTTTCCTTTGAATGCTCCTACCCATGAGTTGGGCCTGTCAGCAGCTGCCTGTCCAGAGCAGGAGTAGGTCCCTGGTGTCGGACCTTTCAAATGTAACACAGGTTATATGCAGACAACCTTATGTAGGGACAAAAACATCTCAAAATAGCACTCTGTCAGGTGAGAGAATGCTATCTTGTTTTGCATTTTCCCGATGCTAGTGAGGCTAAccatttttcctatgtttttttttggCCATTGCACTCTGTGACTTGTGTGTtccaattctttattttcctgttgggtgcttggttttttctttttggtttgtacAAATGCTTTGTTATGGATCTCAATCTTTTGTTCAATATTGCAGTCTCTTGCAAGCgttttaatttgggggaagttCATTCTGTTACTTTTCCTTCGATGGCTTTGTGGCTTTGTGTCATcctcatacatatatatattctaaaacttTTGTGATACTATATTTTGATTTAATCTATTTTGCATATAGTATGAGATATAGGGATCTGTTACTTTTATGTCCTTATTCGATTAAACTATAGAAGAGGAGCTTCGAcctttttttgctgttgttctaATCCTATTATTTTTACAGGTAAAGTGTAAATCTTGATGCTGCCTTCTAGGCTCTGTGCTCTATAGaaggatttctgttttgttttgttttcctctttgaagATGATACCATATAATAGGAAACAATCCATGTTTATTATGTAATTCCACAgtgatttttttgtaatgtcaTAAGAGGCAGAGATATTTAATCAAGGCTGCATTTTCTTCCCATGCccttttctatgttttttaaaaattttttttaatgtttatttatttttgagacagagagagacagagcatgaacaggggaggggcagagagagagggagacacagaatctgaaacaggctccaggctctgagctgtcagcacagagcccgacgcggggctcgaactcacggaccgcgagatcatgacctgagccaaagtcagacgcttaactgactgagccacccaggcacccctcttttctatgttttaaaaactactgtAATTGCTTCCTTGTGTTATTGGAATGGTAGCAGCAACCACTTCACGAGTTTTGATTTTACACAATCAAAGACTGCTGGCCCCAGACACCAGACTATCTGAAGATAACCAATAACTGGGGCCTTTTTTAATGTCACAAtgaccactgatttttttttttttttttttttttggtctttctcaCTAGACTGTGGCCTTTTTATATCTTGAAGGAAgtcatatattattattttgtctaaaaacacacaaaattagcTACCGTAGACCAGTCAATATGATTTGCAGATGAGCTGCATAAATCCCAAAATATGGAAGGATTCCAAAATGggaaaattcttgaaaatgttaCTGCTTGAAAATGAATCTATGGTATCTGTTCTTTCAGCTTGGAAAGTATTTTTGGATTTTGCTTTTAGACATAATATTGGCTCGGTTCCTCCCatatttgtttgtatatatatttaaaacaatgctgaatcactgtattagaACATCTACTTCCTtacagaagcaggaaaaagaaaaagttctgaaTTAGATACATATTTGTATTACAAGGCTGGGTGCTTTCTTTTGGATATTTTGAAATTTGGGGACATTTTCAAGGACAGATTTTTAGACTACAATTAAAATAACAAGGTTTGAATTTGGTAGGCACTTATTAGATCTCATACTATTTTTGGTGGATATGATGATATAAAACTGAGATAGGAGACGTTCAtcaaaaaacatcaaaataagaaaaaaggtatCAAGTCAAAATAAGGTATCAGTCAAATTACGTACCGAGTCAGACTCGTAGAGCCTGTGGTATTTATTACCGTTAATTTCGTAGAAAGGGAAAAtggcatttgaaaattaattgttCACCATGTGAGACACTATTATTTGATATCAACCAGTGGCTCCCAAACCAGGCTGATGATCTGAATACAGGTTCCTACCCTGAGATTCTGGTTTTTGTagatattaagaatattttaacaaGTTCCGCAAGTGATGAATGTGGACTGAcaggtttgggaaccactgatgTAGACCCCGTGTATGTGGACATCttgcttgttaaaatacagattgctggGTCCCCCTCCTCCCAAGTGTGTGACTCCTAGGTCTCTGAttgggcctgagaatttgcaatTCTATTAAGTTCCCTGCTGCTGCTTTTGCTGGTCCAGAAACCACACTTTGAGTACTACTGACATGGATCTTTCCCAAGACTTCCCAGTCCCAGACTGGGAAACAACAAACCGAATTCTGTGGCAAGGTCTTGGGTTTCTTTGGTTCAagcctttgcatttctttgtcaTGTTCTACTTGGTGATTTTCTTCCTCTGGAGTGAGCATTAATTGATAGACCTCTATCCCTGAGAAAAGTTTCGAGTGGAAAGAAGATGATGTTCGCTGGTTAGGGTGGCTGGGCAGGGGAATGAAAATAGCTGAGGAGTTGTGCAGATCTGGGCTGAGATTTCTGTGCTTGACCCTGGTTTTattgtgatcttgggcaggttaCCTAATCTGCTTTCCAGCCATGGAGCTCCAGTCCTGGTTGCTTGCCATGCTTCCCTCCTGACAGGAcgccttttctctcttccatacCTGGAGAGTGCTTCCCTTTCCCCTGCGTCTCGTTATTGCTTGCTTATACTTGGATCTCTGCTCAGCAATCACTTCCTGAGGAAAGCCTTTCCCGACCTCCCTCAGTAGGTCAGGCCCTCCCTTTTTACACACTCAGCACCACGTGCCTGCAGTTTTAGATCTACTTGTGTGATAACTTGATTTGTGTCTCTCTACTAGACTATAAACCCTGGGACTCAAGCTGTGAAAAAGTCGATCAGTTTGTGTTCCCTTTGTGTTCTGGCCACAACACAAAcactgtgcctgacacacagtagctGCATGAGTAGCAGTGAATGGGGTCACATATACAAACAGCAGTAAGGGCAGGGTAGGCATTCCAAAATTGGCTGCATTCCTGCCTGTGGGTTTCCAGAAGACAgttattcttataataaattccCTGTTTTGTGCAACCGGACTTACTGGTTTCTGTTATTTGCCAGAGCCCTTACAGTAtgctatttattgagtgcttcatACATACGTGAAGCACCAGCTATGTAGTCTCATGTTGGGCACCGATCTAGGAAGTCAAGAATCTCAGCCTGCTAATATCTTGGGTGTTACTTTTTCCTATGATTCTGCAAGCCAATGTGTATTATAAAGATAGGATCTATAGATAGAAGATATATTTCCTTAATGCTATATTAAGGAAGAGCAGCAGAAAGCAATTTTATGCTCAAGCCACTATCTCTGAAGTGGTTTTTGGGACTGGGGATAGATGGTACCACGGGAGAGTAAGGTAATTTTTAACTACTTGCAAACATGACTGCTCTCTCCATAGAGTGGAATCTTATAATGGGTAACATCTGGAAAGTGCATTCATTTTGTAGAGACAGGATGCTTTAGTTACTGGCCAGAACAGGACGTGAGTAACAATATATATCCCGATTACATCTATGTCAATAAGAAAAGGGATTGATAGgctataatttagaaaaatagattCAAAGAGACATATGAACACTAAATAAGAAAGGAGAGACGGTGGCGCAAAGACTCAACCATTCTAGGTCCTAGAGATAAATTGCTGGTGTGGAAACATAAGCAATTCAATTATACAATTAATTGTTCTTATGTAAATGTATGTTTACATGCAAGTTTCAGATGAATGCTGAGTTCTCCCAGGGTCtctagtgtttccttttttctggactgtcttttcaagaatgtttaGCTCTCTGGGCTCGGACCTAGTTTGTGGCAACATGGCTAAACACAACCAAGAAGGTCAGAATTGCCAATAAATACTGGACCCGTTATGGTACCTCCTTCAGGAAAATGGTGAAGAAGATTGAAATAAGACAGCACACCAAGTATACTTGCTCCTTCTGTGGCAAAAccaagatgaaaagacaagctgtGGGGATCTGGCGTTGTGGTTCCTGCATGAAAACCGTAGCAGGTGGTACCTGGACCTACAACACCACTTCTACTGTCACAGTAAAGCCGGCTATCAGGAGACTGAAGGAGTTGAAGGACCAGAAGAAGCTCCACCGTTTGAAACATTGCTTACTTATAATAAATGGGTTAATTGatataacaataaacaaaacaacaacaaaaagaatatatagcaACTGGCCTTGAAAGACATACTAGCTCTCTGGAGCATAGGGCAAGCAAGCTTACTgcacattataaaaaaattagattCCCTAAGCTTAGAATTCCTGTCCTCTAACTCAACTCACTGCATGTGCAGGTGTCACCTAGCCCTCTTCTCAGGGTCACATGAGAACTGGGGCTGACACCCTGCTGACACTCTGGCTACTACTATTGCCATGAGTAGAAACCCTTTGTCTCTGATCCAGGAGTTTTGTGTCTTCTGGCATCCATGAAACTGGCTGACCCAAAGCTGGCTCGCTTATGGTCACGGTGACTTGCGTGTCTCTTCCCTTATGACAGTGAACTGAATGACTGATCTGCTTTTACCTGCTGGCATTGTCAATTCTGATTCTACCAAGCTGAGGACCAGTTCCTGGCCTTGGGGAATGAATTAATAGAGACAAATAAAGACCTTCTGGAAGACAGAACCAACAGCGGTGTTCTTAGAGAATTTATATGAAATCAGATTGAAAGGGTTCCTTCTCTGGCCTTACATCAGTCAGAATCCGATCAGGAGGCGAAGACCACAGCAGGTATTTTTGTGAAGAACttaatataaaggattataagcCAGGTtgttagagaagagaaaaggcaaagaggGGGCACTCGGGTTTCATAGAGGTAAGAATCATGGCAGTCACGCCTAGGGCTGGGATAACAAAAGTAAGAGGCTGGGAGTTTTTGAAACTTAGAAGCTTAGAGGAGGGCTCTGCGGAGCTGGTACTCAGACCTCTGAGGAGGGGATGCTGGCCAGTTAATGTGGGGGTCTCTGAACAGGGAGGGGTGGTAGTGATCAGGCTGTTCAGGAAGTGTTGGGAACAGTTGCTGCTGCGAGGATGAAGAGTGTTTCGTGGTCATGGTCACACTCGGGAACTGGAAGTAAACAACTTCCAAGTGTCCTCCTGCTGCCTCCTACCGACGGAACCAAACAGGAAGCCAGCTGGCAAAGAGGCATGGCTACAGAGTGATGCCCCAGCATCACAGAACAGAGGATGGAAAGAACCAgcacaagatttttaaaagcctgttttGACCAAAGGTTGCAAAATGAGAGAAGGAACTAATTTATTACCTGGGGGCAGTTGGGAAATTGCCTGAAGAGTCTCCAGCATTAACTTGAACTTAGTATCTTTCTCTAGGTCAGGGAAGGGCGTAGCCATGGACCGCTGACTTGGATATCCTGTATTATTACTTGGTACTGTGGGCAATTACCTGGCCTATTTTGTGGAGTACGCTGGATGGAACATGTTCATATGATCCAGGGAGATAGGCCCACTGGCAACTTTATTAGACTACATACAATTTTATGGGCTTGTGCAAATTCCCATATCTGCCCACACTTTGATAAAGACTCATACCTTTTTAAGAGATAGACAACCACAGATGTTTGATTATATTTCACCCATAATTTGTGGTCCACATGACTTCATTGTATATGAGCTGATTTATAAGCAGTAAAGCATAATGCAGACGAcaagtggtatttattatttgtattctttctggTCCTTGGCGGAGTTCCAGAGAGGTTTCTGTATCCCAGGGAGGGTTTCAGAGGAAATAAATAGAACAGAGAGCAAAAGCTCAGAACTTAACAAAATTAACAGGgcagttttacagttttaagatTTGGTGTTTATAAATAATGGCCCTCCTGACCATTCTTTTTTGAAGTCAGAATTTGGACCCAGATAACTTAGACATACATCTCAATAGAGGGCATTAGTCCATGTATTTAAAACAGCAGTGACTGACTTTGACTATGTAAGTATTTGAAAGTTTAATAATAGACATGTTTTTCaaactccatttattttttatttttttaaacaattctttaatgtttatttatttttgagagagagagacagagcgtgagcaggggaggaacagagagagggagacacagaatctgaagcaggctctaggctctgagctgtcagcacagatcctgacgtggggctcaaacccaccaatgcgagatcatgacctgagctgaagtcggacgctcaaccaactgagccaaccaggcgccccatcaaactccattttattttcattgaatgGAATGTATTTAGAGTCTGGTACCAGAAGTTGGACAATAGCTCATGCCACATCAGGCTTTCCTGGTGGATAATGGTGAGGTCTGAGGTGTTTTATGTGATAGGCATGGTTAGAACTGGGTGCTGCTATATCAGCCTTTATTATATTTACccagtttattttgttattcagaTTATGAATGTGGGGAGGcctatttcattcttattgccttATGACTTTTAGTTTAATAGTTATCACaagtggggtgcctaggtggctcagtcagttgagtgtccgactcttgatttcaactcaggtcatgatcccagggtcgtgggatcaagccccatgtcaggctccacactgagcgtggagcctgcttgagattctctttccctctctacccctttcccctgcttttgctctctctctctctctaaaacaaaaacaaaaacaaaaacaaaaacaaaaacaaaaacaaaaacaaaacgttaTCATAAGTGAAAATTTCGTTGAATCAGTAGCTGGATaagatatgtatacataataaGTACTCCTCAAACAGAGCCGGGAAACTTTTCTCCCCCAAACATAGAGGATGCATACACTTCTGGAATGCCTCTGCTGCGTTTGTAAATTTAACAAGAGGGCCTGAGGAGAGAAAGATATCAGCTGAAGTTGAACAGGTTACTGGAAACTCTCCTGACTGCTGGACTGGAATTGCTTCCCACCCTCCTAATGCATCAGAGCCAATCCTCTGCTATACGCCTGTCTGATAGTGGCACTGTCCCAGCCCCCTGACAGTCTTGGAAAAAGGACACAGTCACTGTTGTTTATGTTAACACTATATGATAAGTACGAGTGCCTGTAAATAAGTGAATGACATGTGAACACTTCAGCAAGAAGGGGAACCGGAGCCTTCTGGGGAGGCCTGTCATCAGGTGCTTTCAAAGTGGTTTTGAGTGTAAAGGAGAGCTCTTGCCCATGTAGACAAGGTGGGAGGGATGGTTCTGACAGAATGAAGGAAGAATCCACATTGCCGAGCCACAGGTGAGGGGCAAGTctggaaagcagaagaaaggcGTAAGGAGAAGCTGGATTATGTGTCTTGGCCTGAAGAGGTGTTTTGAAACTGCCAGAGATGCTAACTCTCTGGGTAATCAGAGACCGTGTGGCCAGACCATATATAGACATAGAACTCTGACCCACACCCTACAGCTTCCAAGGGAAGCTTTCCTACAGGTTCCAGGGAAGCAACCCATGCTCTCCAAGAAAACACCCAGGAAGGCAGCCTGCTACAGGTCAGGCTTGTAGGAAGTCTGACTGTTATCTCTAGTAACAATCCAGGAAGCTAAACACCTACCCCTGTAACAATCAGCCCCAAATGGCCAGAACTTGATTAATAACTGACAGCTGCCCTATTTTATCTCCACTTCCAACTAGGGACcaatcagagaaagccaaatatgcaCCCTCTACCCAACCCCATGGGACGACCTGCTTCTAGTTAGCCTGCTTCTAGCTTCCCCAACAGCCTCCAACAGGCGCACCTGCAGCCTTCCCTTTGTTTCACTGTAAAACTc
This window encodes:
- the LOC122228973 gene encoding 60S ribosomal protein L37a-like, whose amino-acid sequence is MVPRESKFVATWLNTTKKVRIANKYWTRYGTSFRKMVKKIEIRQHTKYTCSFCGKTKMKRQAVGIWRCGSCMKTVAGGTWTYNTTSTVTVKPAIRRLKELKDQKKLHRRGGSDQAVQEVLGTVAAARMKSVSWSWSHSGTGSKQLPSVLLLPPTDGTKQEASWQRGMATE